The Solenopsis invicta isolate M01_SB chromosome 3, UNIL_Sinv_3.0, whole genome shotgun sequence region GaagaagaaaattgtaaaaatacagaAGACATTATTCTTCCTCTACATCACAGATGTGTTAGTCATTTGCTAAATTTAATTGCTGTAAAAGATTCAGAAAGGGCCTTCGAGAttgatgtaatatataaaaaaaaatacagagctATATTTGCAAAGCTAACAAAACTTTGGagtaaacaaaatcaatttactCTAAtagcatataaaattaaaaacacatgtggtatttacttaaaaaccCCTGTTATAACAAGGTCAGAAAATTCTCTGTTACTCCtaagtttttctttaaatatataagctatgtttatcttataataattcaacaattttttattttaatagctgGAATTCTACGTTTGATTGCACGGTTCAATTTTTAAAcctcataaaaaataaatcagatGAAATAAACCACTGCTTCGATTTTTGCAATTTGCAGAGATTAAatgataatgatataaaatttttggaagaatATTGTCAggcaagaaaaattatatttaaacaataataataaatatgtgacgatgcaccccgtATGAAACATCGCCACAGCGAACATCAGCCGAAAAAAGCCGGGCCATAACTTGGGTGCCTTGGGCACCTATTTTTAAGAATCCAAAGACTGCGATACCGCCTGGCGACAAACATCGCCAGAAGAGacgcgctgagtcggcgcgcacgcgctctcgaaGGACACGCGGTCCTCCCTACCCCGACaactccgccgtcaagcgccgagaaagataacggaggcgagcggagtcgctcggtataaatagggccaccgCGACGAGAGACGACACTCTGCCACCGACCAGCTTCCCGATAACGGTCCGCTGCGTTAGCGATATCCTGCTCCCAATGTCGGAAAcccggtcgaagagtgcttggccgcagcgagagggtactccgcctccgacgcaAATCCATTCCACATATACCAGTCTCCGTGAACCAAGCATCAAGAGTCTTGGTCCACGAGCAGGTCCCCGGCGACCCGGAGGCTGCCCTCCTCACCTCGCGACACCCACCAAAACCGCGACCATCGTGTTCGGGGTCCCGGGTTaaggtacttgacagggtgtcgcGCGTCCGACCTGCCTGCGACGATCCCGTTGCAAATCCGCCATACCGCGCGGGAATCCGACCCGCCCGCGATAATCGCGTCGCAACGGCTAGCCCGCGAACCGTACCGTAGGCCACGCCTACCGCGTCGCCGAACGCGGCACACAGGCCGAGGAGCCGCACCCACACGGGGTCGCGCTGATACGCTTCCGTGTAGTCCAGCGCCGGGACGCACCTATACTTAAGTAtctgtatatatgtgtaaataGCTTACCGTGTACATATCATctagcaaatatatatatatatatatatacattcaaaCTCATATCTTGCGTCAAGTAAATCGAACCGCCCCGTcgaccttcctttctcccgcgtcgaaccATTTTCGCGGTCTCGCACCGAGAGtccgacgagctgatccgcgcgcggaaagtcggtaaattacatagcgcccgaacagggacaaGACCGGAAGAAAGGAAGGACCGCCGGCCTAAAAAGCTGGATCTACGAGTTACATAAGGACGTTCTCCTCGAGGAAATGGAGACGCTCGGGCTAGATACAGAGGGAAACCTCGATACTTTACGGCAACGCATGAGCCAATATGTCGAAGAAAATCCGGACCTGTTCCGCGCAGCTGCGCGCCCCCCTCCGACCGAACCAGCAACAACCCGACGACGCTAACGTCAACCTCCGCTGCACAGCCCGCACCGACGCTGACGCTCCTCCGACCGCCGCGACTCAACCTGCACCGCGCAACTCCCACCGACACCAGCGGACCCCCGGACGGGTCCACCCCCGCTAAAATCATGAATCAAATGCGGAAATAGGGGATACATTTTGAAGGGAAAGACCCGTGGGGTTTCCTGGAGCGGGTCGAGGAACTGCGCGCTGGCTACGATTTTTCGGATCATCAGGTCTTGCTGGGGCTACCAGAATTATTGAAAGGGGATGCCCTCCTGTGGTACCGAAATTCGCGGGACGCATGGGACGAGTGGCGCGACTTTGTCAGCGACTTCAAGGCGACGTACCTGCCACCGCGCTACCGGAGTTATCTACTACGCGAGATACGCGACCGCGTTCAAAAACCAGGCGAACCGTACCTCAAATACGCGACGACGGTTCTCTCCTTAATGCGAAGGACAGAAAATTTCTCCACCGAGGAGAAAGTCGATCAGCTGTACGATAACATGCGCCCCGAATTCCAACTGCACGTACGACGAGCCGACATCCGCACCACCGCCGAGCTGCTCCAACGCGTCTACGAGATCGAACGAGTCCAAGAACGCTGCCGAGCGCTCCCCTCCAGTCAAGCGCAGGAACGCGAACCCCCACCGTCGCCGCGACGTACGATCGGAGCGAGTGTTGCTGGCGATGTAAACAGCGGGGGCACACACGTTTCGAATGCCGCCGATTGCCGCGCAAATTTTGCGCGCAATGCGGCAAAGACGGCGTGCTGACTCGCGACTGCCATCCGCCTGCGGGAAACGGCGCCAGGACTGGCGATATTCCGCCCGACCCCCGGTCCTCCGAATAAAATTTACGCCCCGGCCGCACCTAACCGTGCGTTTGCGCGACCAGGACCTCACGGCACTTCTCGATACCGGGTCGGAGGTGTCATTTATTAACCTCGCCACCGCCCACCGCGCCGAGGCGAGCGGCTTTAAAATCCAGCGCGAGAGTAATACCGTACAACTGGCCGACGGTCAGTCGGTGGAACTGCCCGGCCACGTACGCCTGACCGTGACAATCGGACACCGACGCATTTGGCACAAATTCCGCATAATGCCAAGCATGAAAACCGCCATGCTCCTCGGTATAGACGCATGGACAAAAGTAGGCGCGCCCATACCTATCCCCCCCGCCGGACTACGGGGCCGCAAGGAGAATCACGCCGTGACCAACGTATCCACGTTGCTCACGCCCATCGAATCAGCCGAGCTAAACCGCTTCCTCACAACCGAACTCGCGCAGTTCGAAGGCGTAACCGGCCCGACGACAATAACGCAGCACGTCATCCGGTTGAAACCCGGCCGCGAACCAATCAAACAGCGGTACCGACCGCGAAATCCCGCAATGCAGGCCGTAATCGACGCCGAAGTCACGGCAATGCTCGACGACGGCGTCATAAAACGGTCACGAAGCCCATGGAGCTCCCCTGTCGTAATAGTGCGCAAGAAAGACGGCAAGTTCCGATTTTGCATCGACTTCCGTCGCGTTAACGATGCAACCGAACCAGACGCGTACCCGCTCCCCCAGATCCCCGCCACGCTCGACAAGCTACGCGGCGCTCGGTTCCTATCCACACTAGACTTAAAAAACGGCTACTGGCAAGTGCCGCTATCTCCCGCGAGCCGACCAGTCACCGCGTTTACAGTACCCGGCAAGGGTCTGTTTCAGTTTAAAGTCATGCCGTTCGGCCTACACTCCGCGCCCGCCACCTTTCAGCGGCTGCTCGATTCCGTACTCGGACCCGACCTCGAACCACGCGTGCTGGTCTACCTCGACGACATCATCGTTGTCAGCGCCACGTTCGAGGAACACCTGCAGATGCTACGCGAAGTCTTTCACCGACTCCGCGAGGCCAAGCTACGAATCAACCCGGAAAAATGCCGGTTCTGTGTGGAACGACTCAAGTACCTCGGTCACATCGTCCACTGGGACGGTATACGCACCGACACCGAAAAGGTCTAAGCCCGCTACCGTCAAGCAGGTCCGACAGTTCCTCGGCGTCGCCTCGTGGTACCGTCGGTTCATCCAAGACTTTGCTACCGTGGCCGCGCCGCTGACCGCGCTAACAAAAAAAACACGCAAGGTGGAAAATGGGGGGCCGAGGAACAGGCCGCGTTTCAAGCGCTAAAACACATCCTCATCGCTGCCCCCGTGCTGACCTGCCCCGACTTCTCCAGGCGGTTCGTACTGCAAACCGACGCGAGCAACACCGGTCACGGAGTCGTGTTGACGTAATTCTTTCCCGAAGGCGAGCGCGTGATAGCATACGCGAGCCGAACGCTAAATCAGGCCGAACGGAATTACAGCGCCACCGAGCTCGAGTGCTTGGCCGTAATCTGGGGGATACGCCGGATGCGCGAATATCTCGAAAGGTACCCCTTCACCGTCGTCACAGACCACCAGTCGCTACGGTGGCTACAGAAACTCGACACGTCCACCGGACGGCTGGGACGGTGGGCGTTCGAGCTACAGCAATACGATGTCGAAATCAAGTATCGAAAAGGCGCGCTAAACTGCGTCGCGGACGCTTTATCACGGCAACTCACAAGCGCCGCGGCAAATCTCATCCCACCGGACCGCGCTACGCGCTGCACGAGAAAATTCCGCCGCGCAACCCGACTTCGCGATCTGCGAGGGGAGGCTGTACCGCCACGTCCTGCATAGCCTAGACTTTAACGAGTCACCGGCCGAGGAACAATGGAAGCGTTGCGTACCGCGCGACGAGCGGCCAGAAATCCTCTGCCGGAATCACGCCGCCGCAAGCCACCTCGGCGTGGCCAAGACGATCGCGCGAATCGCTCAGACGTACTATTGGCCGGGCATGTTCCGAGAAATCGCCGCGTACGTTCGAAAATGCGAACACTGCCTGCGGCACAAAGTGGAGCAGCGCAAACCGGCCGGCAACATGCACGCGACGAATGTCACGCGGCTCTGGCAGCAGGTCACCGTGGACCTTGTAGGACCTCTCCCCCGCTCCAAGAAAGGTCACACGTGGCTACTGGTCATGCAAGACCGATTCTCAAAATGGACAGAGCTACGACCCCTTCGACAAGCGACAGCCCCCGCCGTAACGCGCGGCATCGCGGAACAGGTCCTGCTGCGTCACGGATGCCCGGAAAGCATCATCTCCGATAACGGGACGCAGCTAAAATCGGGGCAGTTAAAAGAACTCCTACACGCTTACCGCATCCGACATGTGTGCACGCTGACTCACGCGCCGCATTGTAATCCAGTAGATCGAACGAACCGCGTGATCAAGACGATGATCGCGCAATACGTGAACCGCGATCACCGCAACTGGGACAAAAGAATCCCCGAACTACAACTGGCTTACAATGCGGCGCGACACACGAGGCAACCGGTTACACACCGGCGTTCCTCTTTCTCGGGCGAGAGATATTCACCCCCGCGCGCGTCGGCGAAGCGACGCCTCCTCCTACCCCGCCGCCAGACGCCACACGACGCTACCTCGAGGAGGCCTATGAACTAGTACGCGTACATCTCGCACGCGCGTTCCAAAGGCAACAAAAATACTACAACCTCCGCCGTCGCCCATGGCAACCAAAAATAGGCGATTGGGTGTGGAAAAGAGAACACCCCCTGTCCAATAAAGCCGCCGCGTTCAATGCCAAATTGGCACCGAAGTTCCGAGGGCCCCTCGAGGTACGCAACAAAATCTCGCCCGTGATTTTCGACCTACGCAACAGGCGCGGACAATGGACTCGGCACGTACACGTACAAGACTTAAAACCGGCGCGAGACCGACGAGAGGGGAGACATCGATAACGAAGCAACCGATTCCGGAGAGGAGACCGAGGACGAGCAGCCAAACAATAATAACGGAGATGACTCGAGCGGAGAGGCATAAACAAAGGCTAACCGTGACGACAACCAAAGTCAAAACCCCACAGCAACCGTCACTTGCAAGACGACCGCTCGACGAGATGGATCGCACCGAACAAGAAATCATAGGCGAAATCAATCAACTCCTGGCGGAGTACGAAGAGTACGACCCAGCGAATCCAGGGATCGATCCGGCCTGGAGCCAGCTCCGGCTTCGTCAACCGACTCCGCCACCGCAAACGGCAGCAGCGAAAATCCCGCGCAGCATCGCAATCGCCGGCCAGAAGGGAGGACGTCTCGTCCAGCCCACCGATCGACGGAACCGGGCCAAAATGGAGTGGGTGATCAATCCATCCACCGCACGGCCGAAATCCCGTCGACAGCCTGCGGTAACACCATCACCGCACACATCGCTCGAACCGGCGCGAGTCATGGGACCACTGCCACCTCCGCCGATTGAAGTGGAGGTCGAACCAGGGCACCGAATCAGCGTGCCACACTTCGCTGCCCACCGCGCACGAGAGTGGAAAACTCGCTTGGGAGGAAAGCGGTGGCACGTACGCTTTAACCACAACGGAAGCGTACGCCGCGTACGAGAAATTCCGCCGAAGTAACAACCAAAGACACGTATGTCTCGTGCCTCAAATTCAGGTACTTCCTAAGGGGGGGGGGGTGATGTGACGATGCACCCCATATGAAACATCGCCACGGCGAACATCAGCCGAAAAGACCGCCGGGCTATAACCCAGGGTGCCTTGGGCACCCATTTTTAAGAATCCAAAGACCGCGATACCGTCTGGCGACAAACATCGCCAGAAGAGacgcgctgagtcggcgcgcacgcgctctcggagGACACACGGTCCTCCCTATCCCGACaactccgccgtcaagcgccgagaaagataacggaggcgagcggagtcgctcggtataaatagggccaccgCGACGAGAGACGACACTCTGCCACCGACCAGCTTCCCAATAACGGTCCGctgcgttggcgatatcctgcTCCCAAAGTCGGAAAcccggtcgaagagtgcttggccgcggcgagagggtactcTGCCTCCGACGCAAATCCATTCTACATATACCAGTCTCCGCAAACCAAGCACCAAGAGTCTTGGTCCACGAGCCGGTCCCCGGCGACCCGGAGGCTGCCCTCCTCACCTCGCGACACTCACCAAAACCACGACCGCCGTGTTCAGGGTCCCGGgtcaaggtacttgacagggtgtcgcGCGTCCGACCTGCCTGCGACGATCCCGTCGCAAATCCGCCATACCGCGCGGGAATCCGACCCGCCCGCTATAATCGCGTCGCAACGGCTAGCCCGCGAACCGTACCACGTCTACCGCGTCGCCGAACGCGGCACACAGGCCGAGGGGCCGCACCCACACGGGGTCGCGCCGATACGCTCCCGTATAGTCCAGCGCCGGGACGCACCTATACTTAAGTAtctgtatatatgtgtaaataGCTTACCGTGTACATATCATctagcaaatatatatatatatatatatacattcaaaCTCATATCTCGCGTCAAGTAAATCAAACCGCTCCGTcgaccttcctttctcccgcgtcgaaccATTTTCGCGGTCTTGCACCGAGAGTCCGACGAGCTCATtcgcgcgcggaaagtcggtaaattacaaatatgaaaaacttaataataaatataagaatcttaaaaacaaattaatgtattaatgttcgtattaatgttaaaaacaaaaattttaaaaattggtcaAGTCAGGTTTACGATATATAAACTACTTACAAGAGATTACATAACATTTGGCTAAAGAAGACTAACAAGGAGAATACCCCAACTGCCAACTAAGTTTTTTAATGAGCTTTGGTGTGGTGGTAgattaggaaaatataagattacgCCTCCAATATTAGCCGTAGATACGCAGCCGTTTTCGAGAATGTGAGGGTTGAAATTAGGCGATCACGTTATCTACCTTAAATTTAAAGGTTCAATTGTAGCATTTTGTTAGCCGCGCAACGAACGCATTAGACTCACAGTCCAAAGATCATGCGTTCGAGCCTCAGCActgtcctttttttttttatttaatttactgtttattctaaatgtcaattattttacttattaataattaattattaacattgtttataacctaaaagaaaaaaaataattaaatttgtttaaaaatatattaaaaatttaggaaactatttggagaaataatttatgtttacaaataaaatttcaaacatttcaTATTGTGACcttgattataatattgtaaaatcatattatatgaaattgttttacaattagtaAATTACTACAAACATTATCCTcgcaataacacaatttattacatttcttattttttattataagtacTTGGATGGTATTCatcataaaaacaattaaagcaTAAGAATGTGCGGCAATGAGAGCATTGAATAAATGCTGATTCAAAATCTCTTCAAAATCAAAACAtgaattatttctctaaatagttttctaaatttttaatatatttttaaacgaatttaattatttcttttattttaggttataaacaatgttaataattaattattaataagtaaaataactgacatttagaataaaaagtaatttaaataaaaaaaaagggacaGTGCCGAGGCTCGAACGCATGATCTTTGGACTGTGAGTCTAGTGCGTTCGTTGCGCGGCTAACGAAATGCTACAATTGAACCTTTAAATTTAAGGTAGATAACGTGCTTGCCTAATTTCAACCCTCACATTCTCGAAAACGGCTGCGTATCTACGGCTAATATTTGAGGCGtaaacttatattttcttaatctaCCACCACACCAAAGCTCATTAAAAAACTCGGTTGGCAGTTGAGGTATTCTCTTTGTAAATATAGCCGAAACGTACCgctttattgtatttataatttaaagctTACATTGACATCCAGAATTGTTTGGCTCGTAAACTTGACCAGTTTTTTACattcttgaataaaaattatatcattaatttaacaaaatttattatttcttcaaaattactGTTataagacacacacacacacacacacacacacacacacacacacacacacacacacacacacacacacacgcacgcacgcacgcacgcatgcacgcacatatatataatttgtatgtataatgcaaaatatggattttttattttaattaggtTATGAAACCTTTAGTGTATGCACTGGATATTTTACAATGTAAGAATGGTATGTACATGGGATACCTATTACCAGTTTTAAGTaccttgaaagaaaaattaaaacaattaaataataagaaccTTACGGAATGCCACGCCCTACTTACTGCTATTCAACAAAGAAGAACATAAAAGGTAtgagataatttaaataatgcaataaataaaataaatagtatgtACAATGGTAcatattagttaatttttttagtaaaaatataattatgtttctattaaatctaaaatagaacaaaaaatactaatagactattagtaataaaattaacaatatttacacTTTACAATGCacataattttagattttgcacactacatgaaaaaaaagaataattgcaGCTTGTTTGCATCCAAAGTTTAATTAAAGTGGTTAACtggacagaaaaaaaatattgctgtaaaCTACTTAGAAgatttattaagaataaaatcaaacaaaagtTCTTCAAATGGTACACAAATAGTTGTTGATCctgataatgatttttttaatttttgcacaaaaaatttttgaacaagACGAATTGcaagaatttttgaaatcaagtaactgtaatattgcaatgttaaataacttttcaaCGCTTAAAAAGgcctttattaaatataatacatcacTTCCAAGTAGTGCATCAGTCGAGCAATTATTTAGTTGTGGAGGTTTAGTATTAACGTCACAAAGAGGTCATCTTAAGGACGATACAATGGAAtaacaattacttttaaaattaaataataatattcaataaatattacagaTTTTTGTAAAGGCTGTGTATTTTAAGGTTACCTCttggtgtgtgtatgtgtgcgtgtgcgtgtgcgtgtgtgtgtgtgaccaTACaccataataaaatatattttattaattatttgaaagtgTCATATCAGAAAAATATAGACATtttgtattaagaaaaaattaaaataatagagatattttgaccgttgctgtatcaacacAATacttgaacaagaatgcctactAAGGTCGTAGCtcggtcttcgtgcttgtattgtctatgtaattttatatactttcctcaagttcaatgaactgcgccaaattaattttcagtcataacacaattctaaattgaacgagttaagtaatatcacgtattattaaatatttaccttccccccccccctaaaaaactgtaaagaaattattgcgaaaaatatcaccccaaccagggttcgaacctgggacctcctgAATCTTCGGTACGGGTGTCTTTTTTTTGGTACTGAAGAAGAGGAAAATCTTCACAGAGCCTTCCTACAACGAGTGATAGCAGGCCAAACCAGTCAGTGGGCCGGTCCGTCAGGACGGGTCCTGCCGGCGCCACTTCCCATCAAGCAGCCGTACTGACCGCCCTCACTCGACAAAGAGAGGAAGACGCCCCGGGGCCCGTACTCCAGGTTGTGAAGGATTCGATGTGAGTACATCGCAAAGATACTACTCACATCGCCTACTTCCTAAAAACCTCTCCTTATGCGTATCCTAACTGATCGATCGGGCGCCCCTGGCCAACAATACGTTATTACTTCAGTGGGCGCCCGCGTTCTTATAGTATTATTATTCCTTGCATGACCGGGCAATCCTAATCAACGTGGAATCAATTTCCCCAGAGTTATTTGTAACATTGTTACTTTCAGAAAATAGGAGGATTTTATTGAGTCTCAGCAACGCGGAGAGAATGTGAGAGTCTAGGATTCTCTAGTTCAATCTTCACGTCGcttattcataatttatctgcTTATTTACTTAGCAGTAATCACACTAGTCTGCAGTTTCCAGACGAGTCAATCGCTATTGTTCCCAATGAAATCCCAACCACTGGGGCAGAGACCATACTTTCTTCAGTAATGTGGAACATCGTGCCGGCTCATTTAACACTACATTGTCAAGCTTGTGCCCCTGTACGACGGGTTCGAAGTCTAACACGAGGCGGTCTATGGCATCTTGGGTCGATTCCTGCTATTCGTTGTCTCATTCATTTAGCTTCTTCTTTTTTCCTGATTACTTGTTCACAATAATCAGTGAAGACTTTCCATTTAGATGGCTCTTTCAGgctttcttcaaatattttttttagagtaaaatCCAGCCCAAATGCATCAACTTGTTTAGCCCGCTCCTCCGTCCAGCTATCGCATTCAAGTAGCGTGTGGTCCGCCGTATCTATTCGTCGCTCGCAGTGCAAACATACTGAAGAACCTGTTTTCCGGATGTTGTATAGATACACGTTGAAGCAGCTGTGTCCAGTTATTACCTGAGTGGTTCTAAAGGACATTGCTAGTTCTTTTCCTCTGGCCATCCAATCACTCAGTATGGGTACTAGACAATTTCTGACCCGTCCTCCAGGTAACCTATTGCTGTTTTCTACCAGGATATCCTTCCATAATTGAATTAACGCCGACCTCTGCATATTCCTTATGCCGATGCGCATTCTAGGGGTCAGTTCGATGCCCTCCTCCCTGAGGCCACTCTCCGCATTGTAAATTCTAGCACTCTCATTAGCTAGAATGTCGAGCGGAATCTGATTTGCCAGAATAGCCGACGCCTCGTGCGAAACGGTACGGTATGCCGAAATCACTCTAAGGGCCACGTGTCTTTTAATCCTTCtcattttctctttaatttgcTTCTTATTGGCTATATGGGCCCAAATTGGTGACGCGT contains the following coding sequences:
- the LOC120357376 gene encoding uncharacterized protein LOC120357376 — protein: MRLMPNLCGPGERKRRLYANIINSVVLYASPIWAHIANKKQIKEKMRRIKRHVALRVISAYRTVSHEASAILANQIPLDILANESARIYNAESGLREEGIELTPRMRIGIRNMQRSALIQLWKDILVENSNRLPGGRVRNCLVPILSDWMARGKELAMSFRTTQVITGHSCFNVYLYNIRKTGSSVCLHCERRIDTADHTLLECDSWTEERAKQVDAFGLDFTLKKIFEESLKEPSKWKVFTDYCEQVIRKKEEAK